A region of Lycium barbarum isolate Lr01 chromosome 3, ASM1917538v2, whole genome shotgun sequence DNA encodes the following proteins:
- the LOC132634019 gene encoding CEN-like protein 1, with protein sequence MSSRGACEPLAAGRVIGEVVDSFIPSVKMKVIYNGSKQVSNGHELMPTVVAAQPRVEIGGEDMRSAYTLIMTDPDAPSPSDPYLREHLHWIVTDIPGTTDVSFGREIVSYETPKPVIGIHRYVFILYKQRGRQTVKAPATRDQFNTRSFSAENGLECPVAAVYFNAQRETAARRR encoded by the exons atgtcttctagaggggcTTGTGAACCACTAGCAGCAGGGAGAGTGATAGGAGAAGTAGTAGACAGTTTCATTCCGAGTGTGAAAATGAAAGTGATATACAATGGGAGCAAGCAAGTCTCCAATGGACATGAGCTCATGCCTACTGTTGTTGCTGCACAACCTCGTGTTGAGATTGGTGGTGAAGACATGAGATCTGCTTATACACTT ATCATGACGGACCCGGATGCTCCAAGTCCCAGTGATCCGTACTTGAGGGAGCACCTCCACTG GATTGTTACAGATATCCCTGGTACCACTGACGTCTCTTTTG GACGGGAAATAGTGAGCTATGAGACACCAAAGCCAGTAATAGGGATTCACCGCTATGTATTCATATTATACAAACAAAGAGGAAGGCAAACAGTGAAAGCACCAGCAACAAGGGACCAATTCAACACTCGGAGTTTTTCAGCAGAAAATGGATTGGAATGCCCTGTTGCTGCTGTCTATTTCAACGCCCAGAGAGAAACTGCCGCCAGAAGAAGATGA